A single region of the Psychrobacter alimentarius genome encodes:
- a CDS encoding hybrid sensor histidine kinase/response regulator, with translation MAHKKRFDTSSAYGQLIILVFLPICVLAAVGGILVFYETMRASNSEQEVLAEAVLIRHTPVIAELVPELLEQTQQSDNEANVDETEATKLEGIRDKLGRMQSEQHVQRIAIINENNQVLMAVGYGLNEEWPLLDVDVKENFLSQKPTPIGTAYGSLLGDFDGQKLWLLVDMDNEPLYIARYRIAMALVITGLFTILILLLSLNIYSKRWIAPIYELRLQLQRTDVENLYQPIPVESDGELNLLQQDLVKTLRRLHRSFQELKDHAEQTEDDLRLAFDEMEMQNISIRNARDAAISTSQAKSAFLANISHELRTPLNSIDGFINLLARHGELNPEQDLYVQTIRKSSAHLLALVNDVLDFSKIEAGKLVLDRHEFDLYDTIYDVVDMLSPVSAEKGLRMAVLFYNDVPMRINGDALRLKQVLTNIVGNAIKFTDSGDVVVRVSLDDHRDNYLMISVQDSGKGISLADQKMLFQSFSQGDPSITRQYGGTGLGLVISKQLTRLMGGDIGFHDNAQENIANQGATFWFRMPAHVDVLEAATGQTIELPVLAPLASDTDEFNVLVWINHTASIQVLKASLQYLPIKLTQANSLPGVLESLKERGNFWDWVIVDDDTQDDMMALLKQIRLHYQGKLAVFGYQVAADQALLNRYHANILYEPLDKRQLYAMLDTQNRSVPKNMQEPRWKGVTVLAVDDHLPNLLVLDALLSELGIQVITASSGFDAIEIISKQHTKNLKIAKSGKQSLSNKTQLSKAEARDEISKKSPAALYAEETSSEEKGAAQDKSHIDLIFMDIQMPRMSGHEAARQIRTIESDDNRVPIIALTAHGLADERDKLIASGINDYVGKPISQPQLLQVLQKWLGRTTTTPELTALPDTTLQGIDLQESKTAFTNLQNRSSPDGYFHENVERNIDIGEYSTWPSDSTMIAYPLIQNNENGQESSSEMVTQRKITRPLSLKKIRDDYLRDSQPREDYRRETPRDTQPRYESLRLQKQGTTSLLHPSNATADNFDDEATASIESAQYEQETTGFSNHQSHPNHSRMDDLNLLEILDWQDALTRSANKPDLAAKLIIMMLDTINDEKQALTQAWEARDRHMLAQIAHRILGGSRYTGVPQLRQASQDLEDKCLLNLQHITPAQFAMLEPYYVALITALNNLQTLDLSAYPQLNYHRLSENDMTWKMI, from the coding sequence ATGGCACACAAAAAACGTTTTGATACCAGCAGCGCCTATGGTCAGCTCATCATATTGGTGTTTTTACCAATTTGTGTACTAGCGGCGGTCGGCGGCATTTTGGTCTTTTACGAAACCATGCGTGCCAGCAATTCAGAACAAGAGGTCTTGGCTGAAGCAGTATTGATTCGTCATACGCCAGTCATTGCCGAGCTGGTTCCTGAGCTATTGGAGCAAACGCAGCAATCAGATAACGAAGCGAATGTCGATGAAACAGAGGCGACCAAGCTTGAGGGCATTCGAGATAAGCTGGGTCGTATGCAGTCTGAACAACATGTACAGCGTATTGCTATTATCAATGAAAACAATCAAGTACTCATGGCGGTGGGATATGGGCTAAATGAAGAATGGCCACTGCTGGATGTCGATGTAAAAGAGAATTTTTTGTCGCAAAAACCCACACCTATTGGTACGGCTTATGGCAGTCTATTAGGGGATTTTGACGGGCAAAAACTGTGGCTGCTAGTAGATATGGACAATGAGCCGCTGTATATTGCGCGTTATCGTATTGCCATGGCGTTAGTGATTACGGGCTTGTTTACCATACTGATTTTGTTGCTAAGCTTGAATATTTATTCAAAGCGCTGGATAGCACCTATTTATGAGCTACGTTTGCAGCTGCAACGTACGGATGTCGAAAACCTATACCAGCCCATTCCTGTTGAATCGGATGGCGAGCTGAATTTGTTGCAACAAGACTTGGTGAAGACATTGCGTCGTTTACACAGAAGTTTTCAAGAACTTAAAGATCATGCCGAACAAACAGAGGACGATCTACGACTCGCGTTTGATGAGATGGAAATGCAAAACATCTCGATTCGTAATGCCCGTGATGCCGCTATTTCGACCAGCCAAGCCAAGTCAGCATTCTTGGCCAATATCAGTCATGAATTACGTACACCCTTAAATAGTATTGATGGCTTTATCAATCTGCTCGCGCGTCATGGTGAGTTAAATCCTGAGCAAGACTTGTATGTACAAACCATACGCAAATCTTCAGCACATTTATTGGCATTGGTGAACGACGTTCTCGATTTTTCTAAGATTGAAGCGGGCAAGCTGGTGCTGGATCGCCATGAGTTTGATCTCTATGACACCATTTATGACGTGGTCGATATGCTCTCACCGGTCTCGGCGGAGAAAGGTCTGCGCATGGCAGTGCTGTTTTACAATGATGTACCGATGCGTATTAATGGCGATGCGCTACGTCTCAAACAAGTATTGACCAATATCGTGGGCAACGCGATTAAATTTACTGACAGTGGGGATGTGGTAGTACGTGTCAGCTTGGACGATCACCGTGACAATTACCTGATGATTAGCGTACAAGACAGTGGTAAAGGCATCTCGCTTGCCGATCAAAAAATGCTGTTTCAAAGCTTTAGTCAAGGCGACCCATCAATCACTCGTCAATATGGCGGTACAGGATTGGGTCTGGTCATCTCTAAGCAGTTGACGCGATTGATGGGCGGTGACATTGGGTTTCATGACAATGCGCAAGAGAACATCGCCAATCAGGGTGCAACGTTTTGGTTTCGTATGCCAGCGCATGTCGATGTATTGGAAGCTGCTACTGGACAAACGATTGAGTTGCCAGTATTGGCACCATTGGCAAGTGACACTGACGAGTTTAACGTATTGGTATGGATCAATCATACTGCGTCGATACAGGTACTCAAAGCCAGTTTGCAGTATCTGCCAATCAAGCTGACGCAAGCCAATTCCTTACCAGGCGTCCTTGAATCCTTAAAAGAGCGTGGCAATTTTTGGGATTGGGTCATTGTTGATGATGATACTCAAGACGATATGATGGCGTTACTTAAGCAAATTCGACTACATTATCAAGGCAAGCTTGCGGTATTTGGTTATCAGGTGGCGGCTGATCAGGCATTATTAAACAGATATCATGCCAATATTCTCTACGAGCCTTTAGACAAGCGTCAGCTTTATGCCATGCTTGATACGCAAAATCGCAGTGTTCCAAAAAATATGCAAGAGCCACGTTGGAAAGGCGTAACCGTGCTAGCCGTCGATGATCATCTACCCAATCTACTGGTGCTTGATGCGTTGCTTAGTGAGCTTGGTATTCAGGTGATTACAGCAAGTAGCGGTTTTGATGCTATAGAAATCATCAGTAAGCAGCACACCAAAAACCTCAAAATAGCAAAGAGTGGCAAGCAAAGCCTCTCAAATAAAACCCAGCTCTCCAAAGCCGAAGCTCGCGATGAAATCAGCAAAAAATCACCTGCTGCACTTTATGCCGAAGAAACGAGTAGTGAAGAAAAAGGAGCTGCTCAGGACAAGAGTCATATTGATTTAATCTTTATGGACATCCAAATGCCGCGTATGTCAGGGCACGAAGCGGCCAGACAAATTCGTACGATTGAAAGTGATGACAACCGCGTACCCATTATTGCGTTGACCGCTCATGGCTTGGCTGATGAGAGAGACAAGCTGATTGCGAGCGGTATCAATGACTATGTGGGTAAGCCCATTAGTCAGCCGCAGTTATTACAAGTATTACAAAAATGGCTGGGACGTACGACGACCACGCCAGAATTAACGGCATTGCCAGATACCACCCTACAAGGTATCGACTTGCAAGAGAGTAAAACTGCGTTTACAAACTTGCAAAATCGATCTTCTCCAGATGGCTATTTCCATGAGAACGTTGAGCGCAATATAGATATTGGCGAATATTCGACATGGCCTTCAGACTCTACCATGATTGCTTATCCATTGATCCAGAATAATGAGAATGGTCAAGAAAGCAGCTCTGAGATGGTCACTCAGCGCAAAATAACTCGGCCATTATCTTTGAAAAAAATTCGTGATGATTACTTGCGTGATAGTCAGCCACGTGAGGATTATAGACGAGAGACGCCGCGTGATACTCAGCCACGTTATGAAAGCTTACGCTTACAAAAGCAGGGCACTACCTCATTACTTCATCCATCGAATGCTACGGCAGATAATTTCGATGATGAAGCCACAGCAAGTATAGAGTCAGCACAGTATGAGCAAGAAACAACAGGGTTTAGCAATCATCAATCACATCCAAACCATTCGCGGATGGATGACCTCAACCTTTTAGAAATATTAGATTGGCAAGACGCCTTGACTCGCTCAGCAAACAAACCTGATTTGGCAGCCAAACTCATCATTATGATGCTGGATACCATCAATGATGAAAAGCAGGCATTGACGCAAGCATGGGAAGCCCGTGATCGTCATATGCTGGCGCAAATTGCTCATCGCATATTGGGCGGGAGTCGTTATACGGGTGTGCCGCAACTGCGTCAGGCCAGTCAAGACTTAGAGGATAAGTGTTTATTGAACCTCCAGCATATTACACCTGCACAGTTTGCCATGCTTGAGCCTTATTATGTGGCACTAATAACCGCATTAAATAACTTACAAACATTAGATCTGTCTGCTTATCCGCAGCTGAACTATCATCGTTTGAGTGAAAACGACATGACATGGAAGATGATATAA
- a CDS encoding crotonase/enoyl-CoA hydratase family protein, with protein MNAIATYQYETLQVSITNQILTVTLNRPHKKNAMSFQLINELIAVAGRIGKDKTIRAVILKGAEATFCAGIDLGDLNHPKNKAFAFWELVKPWQSAFQRVCLVWRELPVPVIAVLEGYCIGAGLQLALACDVRISHSDCQLSIMEAKWGLVPDMGLTQSAFGIVREDVLKELAMSARIIDANEGMAHGIISHCSDNPLEQAQALAAEFAERSPDAVLASKRIINAMYQQPKITLYKEKIWQLKMMLGHNRKLALRKAKQASTAFAKRQFN; from the coding sequence ATGAACGCGATTGCCACTTATCAGTATGAGACGTTACAAGTCAGCATCACCAACCAGATATTGACGGTTACTTTAAATCGTCCACACAAAAAGAACGCCATGAGTTTTCAGCTAATCAATGAGCTGATTGCCGTGGCAGGTCGTATCGGTAAAGACAAAACCATACGTGCCGTCATTTTAAAAGGCGCAGAAGCAACATTTTGTGCAGGTATCGATTTGGGCGATTTGAATCATCCAAAGAATAAAGCGTTTGCCTTTTGGGAGCTTGTCAAACCATGGCAGAGTGCCTTTCAACGTGTTTGTCTGGTTTGGCGTGAATTACCAGTACCTGTTATTGCTGTTTTGGAAGGCTATTGTATTGGTGCAGGTTTACAATTAGCGCTGGCTTGTGATGTGCGTATCAGTCACTCTGATTGCCAATTATCTATTATGGAAGCCAAATGGGGCTTAGTGCCGGATATGGGTTTGACACAATCTGCTTTTGGGATTGTACGAGAAGATGTACTAAAAGAGCTGGCAATGAGTGCACGCATTATCGATGCCAATGAAGGTATGGCACACGGTATCATCAGTCATTGTAGTGATAACCCACTTGAGCAGGCGCAGGCACTCGCCGCTGAATTTGCCGAGCGTTCTCCCGATGCAGTGCTGGCAAGTAAACGTATCATCAACGCCATGTATCAACAACCTAAAATCACGTTATATAAAGAAAAAATATGGCAGCTTAAAATGATGCTGGGTCACAATCGTAAGCTGGCGCTTAGAAAAGCCAAGCAAGCCAGTACCGCATTTGCCAAGCGTCAGTTCAATTGA